In a single window of the Papaver somniferum cultivar HN1 chromosome 8, ASM357369v1, whole genome shotgun sequence genome:
- the LOC113302429 gene encoding uncharacterized protein LOC113302429: MYDPFAFTKKNEVLLWYGESGKYPDDYNHNLLFIYDCDQDVSDDGYGSEDGHGYGCGYVHIDQFATAFMHLEAIPHLNSFISLEALGEGDVNKLPYAEELLDSDMSESNSEASSEEDDEYICDNCKSSWVEEADGEEEYHEDEDDEDED, encoded by the exons ATGTATGACCCGTTCGCGTTTACAAAGAAGAATGAAGTTTTGCTGTGGTATGGTGAATCTGGTAAATATCCAGATGACTACAATCACAACCTTCTGTTCATCTATGATTGTGATCAAGATGTTTCTGACGATGGTTATGGTTCTGAAGATGGTCATGGTTATGGTTGTGGTTATGTACATATCGATCAGTTTGCTACTGCTTTTATGCATCTTGAAGCAATTCCTCACTTGAACAGCTTTATTTCATTGGAAGCCCTAGGAGAAGGTGATGTAAACAAACTTCCATACGCGGAAGAACTACTAGACTCCGACATGTCGGAAAGTAACTCAGAG GCCAGTTCGGAGGAGGATGATGAGTATATCTGTGATAATTGCAAGTCATCTTGGGTTGAAGAAGCAGATGGAGAAGAGGAATACCATGAGGATGAGGATGACGAAGATGAAGATTAA
- the LOC113305619 gene encoding glutamic acid-rich protein-like: MANQGSENASNNGVTNNQNDPPLSNPFEQAKNLVPTLSTSELQQLIDHIQAEIDYRHQEMIHRREEEEQRRREEKEKYDRKFAAWKPKFLAYDQRKGEEWMEKHSECKGYGSATDEDYDESEEGMEYDLEEVNTSDLDFDAAADKARTMREGESSSDSEETLEDETDEDQDGSDTDDVESTPSSVDTSPAPTESADEWFREEKDWDSDDDDY, encoded by the coding sequence ATGGCAAATCAAGGTAGTGAgaatgcttccaacaatggtgttaCCAATAATCAGAATGATCCCCCACTTTCAAACCCCTTTGAACAAGCCAAAAATCTAGTTCCGACTTTGAGTACCAGTGAACTTCAGCAATTGATAGATCACATTCAAGCAGAGATTGATTATCGTCATCAAGAAATGATTCATcgacgtgaagaagaagaacaaagacgAAGAGAGGAGAAGGAAAAGTATGATCGTAAGTTTGCTGCATGGAAGCCCAAGTTTTTGGCATATGATCAGAGGAAGGGAGAGGAATGGATGGAGAAGCATTCAGAATGCAAGGGATATGGGAGTGCAACAGATGAGGATTATGATGAATCAGAAGAGGGGATGGAGTATGATCTTGAGGAGGTGAACACCAGCgatttggactttgatgctgcAGCAGATAAAGCAAGGACAATGCGTGAGGGGGAGAGTAGCAGTGATAGTGAGGAGACCCTAGAAGATGAGACCGATGAAGATCAGGATGGAAGTGATACTGATGATGTTGAGAGTACTCCGTCATCTGTCGACACATCTCCTGCACCTACTGAAAGTGCTGATGAGTGGTTCCGAGAAGAGAAGGATTGggattctgatgatgatgactaTTAG